From a region of the Primulina eburnea isolate SZY01 chromosome 7, ASM2296580v1, whole genome shotgun sequence genome:
- the LOC140836526 gene encoding nucleobase-ascorbate transporter 1-like isoform X1, protein MGDITHPPMEQLQDLEYCIDSNPPWPETILLAFQNYVLVLGTSVMIPTLLVPWMGGSDGDKARVIQTLLFVAGINTLLQTLFGTRLPAIVGGSFAYVIPIAYIINESSLQTINEPHVRFIQTMRAIQGALIVAASIQIILGYSQVWGLFSRFFSPLGMAPVVGLVGLGLFQRGFPALGNCIEIGLPALFLVIGLSQYLKHVKPLREFPIFERFPVLVSVIVIWVYSLILTASGAYRNRPIVTQHSCRTDRSNLISTAPWFKFPYPLQWGPPTFAAGHAFAMMSAVLVSMVESTGAYKAASRLAIATPPPAYVLSRGIGWQGIGVLLDGLFGTCSGSTVSVENVGLLGLTRVGSRRVVQISSAFMIFFSIFGKFGAVFASIPFPIFAAFYCVLFGLVGSVGLSFLQFTNMNSMRNLLITGLSLFLGISVPQFFDNYWNPPHGLVHTKAGWFNAFLNAIFSSPATVGLIVAVFLDNTIEVEKSKKDRGMPWWVKFRTFRGDNRNEEFYTLPFNLNRFFPPT, encoded by the exons ATGGGTGACATTACACACCCTCCCATGGAACAGCTTCAAGACCTTGAATACTGCATTGATTCTAATCCTCCATGGC CCGAAACCATCTTGTTAGCATTTCAGAATTACGTATTAGTACTTGGCACAAGTGTGATGATCCCAACGTTGCTTGTCCCATGGATGGGTGGATCTGAT GGCGACAAAGCACGTGTCATACAAACACTGCTTTTTGTAGCTGGCATAAACACACTTCTTCAAACGCTCTTTGGAACAAGGTTACCTGCCATTGTTGGAGGGTCATTCGCATATGTCATTCCTATAGCATATATTATTAACGAGTCATCATTGCAAACAATTAATGAGCCTCATGTT AGATTTATTCAAACAATGAGAGCTATCCAAGGAGCTCTAATAGTTGCTGCGAGCATACAAATAATTCTTGGCTACAGCCAAGTATGGGGACTCTTTTCACG ATTTTTCAGTCCTCTTGGAATGGCACCTGTCGTTGGCTTGGTTGGTTTGGGATTATTTCAACGGGGCTTTCCTGCG CTAGGGAATTGTATAGAAATTGGCTTACCGGCCCTTTTCTTGGTTATTGGATTGTCACAA TATCTGAAACATGTTAAACCATTAAGGGAATTCCCCATCTTTGAACGATTtccagtattggtttctgtcaTTGTTATTTGGGTATACTCCCTCATACTAACTGCGAGTGGAGCTTACCGTAACAGACCGATTGTTACTCAGCACAGTTGCCGTACAGACAGAAGCAACCttatatccacagctccatg GTTCAAGTTCCCTTATCCTCTTCAGTGGGGGCCACCGACTTTTGCGGCTGGTCATGCCTTTGCCATGATGTCTGCTGTTCTTGTCTCAATGGTTGAG TCCACAGGAGCGTATAAGGCAGCATCTCGTCTGGCAATTGCCACCCCACCTCCTGCCTACGTGCTCAGCCGTGGCATTGGTTGGCAG GGAATAGGCGTTTTGCTCGATGGTCTTTTTGGAACGTGCAGTGGTTCTACTGTATCTGT TGAAAATGTGGGGCTTCTGGGACTAACTCGAGTTGGAAGCCGTAGAGTTGTACAGATTTCATCTGCCTTCATGATATTCTTTTCCATCTTTG GGAAATTTGGTGCTGTTTTTGCGTCTATACCATTCCCAATATTTGCTGCATTCTACTGTGTTTTATTCGGTCTCGTGG GTTCTGTTGGCTTATCATTTCTTCAATTCACTAACATGAACTCTATGAGGAACCTCTTGATCACTGGTCTCTCACTGTTCCTCGGGATCTCTGTTCCTCAATTTTTTGATAACTATTGGAATCCTCCACATGGACTAGTTCACACAAAGGCTGGATGG TTTAACGCGTTCCTGAATGCCATATTCTCATCTCCTGCAACAGTGGGATTGATTGTCGCTGTATTTCTGGACAACACAATAGAAGTAGAGAAGTCGAAAAAAGATAGAGGGATGCCTTGGTGGGTAAAGTTCAGGACGTTCAGGGGTGACAACCGGAATGAAGAATTCTATACATTGCCATTTAATCTCAACAGATTCTTTCCACCAACATAA
- the LOC140836526 gene encoding nucleobase-ascorbate transporter 1-like isoform X3: MGDITHPPMEQLQDLEYCIDSNPPWPETILLAFQNYVLVLGTSVMIPTLLVPWMGGSDGDKARVIQTLLFVAGINTLLQTLFGTRLPAIVGGSFAYVIPIAYIINESSLQTINEPHVRFIQTMRAIQGALIVAASIQIILGYSQVWGLFSRFFSPLGMAPVVGLVGLGLFQRGFPALGNCIEIGLPALFLVIGLSQYLKHVKPLREFPIFERFPVLVSVIVIWVYSLILTASGAYRNRPIVTQHSCRTDRSNLISTAPWFKFPYPLQWGPPTFAAGHAFAMMSAVLVSMVESTGAYKAASRLAIATPPPAYVLSRGIGWQGIGVLLDGLFGTCSGSTVSVENVGLLGLTRVGSRRVVQISSAFMIFFSIFGKFGAVFASIPFPIFAAFYCVLFGLVGSVGLSFLQFTNMNSMRNLLITGLSLFLGISVPQFFDNYWNPPHGLVHTKAGWWD; encoded by the exons ATGGGTGACATTACACACCCTCCCATGGAACAGCTTCAAGACCTTGAATACTGCATTGATTCTAATCCTCCATGGC CCGAAACCATCTTGTTAGCATTTCAGAATTACGTATTAGTACTTGGCACAAGTGTGATGATCCCAACGTTGCTTGTCCCATGGATGGGTGGATCTGAT GGCGACAAAGCACGTGTCATACAAACACTGCTTTTTGTAGCTGGCATAAACACACTTCTTCAAACGCTCTTTGGAACAAGGTTACCTGCCATTGTTGGAGGGTCATTCGCATATGTCATTCCTATAGCATATATTATTAACGAGTCATCATTGCAAACAATTAATGAGCCTCATGTT AGATTTATTCAAACAATGAGAGCTATCCAAGGAGCTCTAATAGTTGCTGCGAGCATACAAATAATTCTTGGCTACAGCCAAGTATGGGGACTCTTTTCACG ATTTTTCAGTCCTCTTGGAATGGCACCTGTCGTTGGCTTGGTTGGTTTGGGATTATTTCAACGGGGCTTTCCTGCG CTAGGGAATTGTATAGAAATTGGCTTACCGGCCCTTTTCTTGGTTATTGGATTGTCACAA TATCTGAAACATGTTAAACCATTAAGGGAATTCCCCATCTTTGAACGATTtccagtattggtttctgtcaTTGTTATTTGGGTATACTCCCTCATACTAACTGCGAGTGGAGCTTACCGTAACAGACCGATTGTTACTCAGCACAGTTGCCGTACAGACAGAAGCAACCttatatccacagctccatg GTTCAAGTTCCCTTATCCTCTTCAGTGGGGGCCACCGACTTTTGCGGCTGGTCATGCCTTTGCCATGATGTCTGCTGTTCTTGTCTCAATGGTTGAG TCCACAGGAGCGTATAAGGCAGCATCTCGTCTGGCAATTGCCACCCCACCTCCTGCCTACGTGCTCAGCCGTGGCATTGGTTGGCAG GGAATAGGCGTTTTGCTCGATGGTCTTTTTGGAACGTGCAGTGGTTCTACTGTATCTGT TGAAAATGTGGGGCTTCTGGGACTAACTCGAGTTGGAAGCCGTAGAGTTGTACAGATTTCATCTGCCTTCATGATATTCTTTTCCATCTTTG GGAAATTTGGTGCTGTTTTTGCGTCTATACCATTCCCAATATTTGCTGCATTCTACTGTGTTTTATTCGGTCTCGTGG GTTCTGTTGGCTTATCATTTCTTCAATTCACTAACATGAACTCTATGAGGAACCTCTTGATCACTGGTCTCTCACTGTTCCTCGGGATCTCTGTTCCTCAATTTTTTGATAACTATTGGAATCCTCCACATGGACTAGTTCACACAAAGGCTGGATGG TGGGATTGA
- the LOC140836526 gene encoding nucleobase-ascorbate transporter 1-like isoform X2, whose product MINVEAETILLAFQNYVLVLGTSVMIPTLLVPWMGGSDGDKARVIQTLLFVAGINTLLQTLFGTRLPAIVGGSFAYVIPIAYIINESSLQTINEPHVRFIQTMRAIQGALIVAASIQIILGYSQVWGLFSRFFSPLGMAPVVGLVGLGLFQRGFPALGNCIEIGLPALFLVIGLSQYLKHVKPLREFPIFERFPVLVSVIVIWVYSLILTASGAYRNRPIVTQHSCRTDRSNLISTAPWFKFPYPLQWGPPTFAAGHAFAMMSAVLVSMVESTGAYKAASRLAIATPPPAYVLSRGIGWQGIGVLLDGLFGTCSGSTVSVENVGLLGLTRVGSRRVVQISSAFMIFFSIFGKFGAVFASIPFPIFAAFYCVLFGLVGSVGLSFLQFTNMNSMRNLLITGLSLFLGISVPQFFDNYWNPPHGLVHTKAGWFNAFLNAIFSSPATVGLIVAVFLDNTIEVEKSKKDRGMPWWVKFRTFRGDNRNEEFYTLPFNLNRFFPPT is encoded by the exons ATGATAAATGTGGAAG CCGAAACCATCTTGTTAGCATTTCAGAATTACGTATTAGTACTTGGCACAAGTGTGATGATCCCAACGTTGCTTGTCCCATGGATGGGTGGATCTGAT GGCGACAAAGCACGTGTCATACAAACACTGCTTTTTGTAGCTGGCATAAACACACTTCTTCAAACGCTCTTTGGAACAAGGTTACCTGCCATTGTTGGAGGGTCATTCGCATATGTCATTCCTATAGCATATATTATTAACGAGTCATCATTGCAAACAATTAATGAGCCTCATGTT AGATTTATTCAAACAATGAGAGCTATCCAAGGAGCTCTAATAGTTGCTGCGAGCATACAAATAATTCTTGGCTACAGCCAAGTATGGGGACTCTTTTCACG ATTTTTCAGTCCTCTTGGAATGGCACCTGTCGTTGGCTTGGTTGGTTTGGGATTATTTCAACGGGGCTTTCCTGCG CTAGGGAATTGTATAGAAATTGGCTTACCGGCCCTTTTCTTGGTTATTGGATTGTCACAA TATCTGAAACATGTTAAACCATTAAGGGAATTCCCCATCTTTGAACGATTtccagtattggtttctgtcaTTGTTATTTGGGTATACTCCCTCATACTAACTGCGAGTGGAGCTTACCGTAACAGACCGATTGTTACTCAGCACAGTTGCCGTACAGACAGAAGCAACCttatatccacagctccatg GTTCAAGTTCCCTTATCCTCTTCAGTGGGGGCCACCGACTTTTGCGGCTGGTCATGCCTTTGCCATGATGTCTGCTGTTCTTGTCTCAATGGTTGAG TCCACAGGAGCGTATAAGGCAGCATCTCGTCTGGCAATTGCCACCCCACCTCCTGCCTACGTGCTCAGCCGTGGCATTGGTTGGCAG GGAATAGGCGTTTTGCTCGATGGTCTTTTTGGAACGTGCAGTGGTTCTACTGTATCTGT TGAAAATGTGGGGCTTCTGGGACTAACTCGAGTTGGAAGCCGTAGAGTTGTACAGATTTCATCTGCCTTCATGATATTCTTTTCCATCTTTG GGAAATTTGGTGCTGTTTTTGCGTCTATACCATTCCCAATATTTGCTGCATTCTACTGTGTTTTATTCGGTCTCGTGG GTTCTGTTGGCTTATCATTTCTTCAATTCACTAACATGAACTCTATGAGGAACCTCTTGATCACTGGTCTCTCACTGTTCCTCGGGATCTCTGTTCCTCAATTTTTTGATAACTATTGGAATCCTCCACATGGACTAGTTCACACAAAGGCTGGATGG TTTAACGCGTTCCTGAATGCCATATTCTCATCTCCTGCAACAGTGGGATTGATTGTCGCTGTATTTCTGGACAACACAATAGAAGTAGAGAAGTCGAAAAAAGATAGAGGGATGCCTTGGTGGGTAAAGTTCAGGACGTTCAGGGGTGACAACCGGAATGAAGAATTCTATACATTGCCATTTAATCTCAACAGATTCTTTCCACCAACATAA